TGCTCGGTGGTCGTGGTATGTCGATTGTCTTTGATGAAGATCGTCTGAAAGAATGGATTGATGAGCACATCGAATGGACAGGGCACCCGGTCCTGATTGACCACTTCCTGGATGATGCCTTCGAAGTCGATGTCGATGCTCTGGGCGATGGGGAACATGTGACGATTGGCGGCATTATGCAGCACATTGAAGAAGCCGGTGTGCATAGTGGTGACTCGGCTTGTGTGCTGCCGCCTTATAAAATCAGTCAGTATCACCTGGATATCATCCGCGACTACACACAGCGCATTGGCAAAGCAATGGGCGTGAAAGGCCTCTTCAACATCCAGTTTGCTGTGAAAGACGATGAAGTTTATGTGTTAGAAGTCAACCCGCGGGCCAGCCGGACAGTGCCATTCGTCAGCAAGGCGACAGGCTTCCCGCTTGCCAGCTATGCCGCGCGCATTGCAGCCGGCGCGACCCTGACAGAGTTGGGCTATCTACAGGAGCCGAAGGTCGATGGCTTCTTCGTGAAGGAAGCTGTGCTGCCATTCCAGAAGTTCCCGGATGTGGACGCGCTGTTGGGGCCGGAGATGCGCTCTACGGGTGAGGTGATGGGTCATGCGAGTAGCTTTGGTCACGCCTTTGTTAAAGCGCAGATGGCCGCTAATATGCCTCTGCCGCAGTCTGGGACTGTCTTCATCAGTGTGAATGACTTTGATAAAGGGACGGTGGCCCGCATTGCGCGCGATCTTTATCAGATGGATTTCAAGATCGTGGCAACGGAAGGGACAGCCCAATATCTTAATCATGCTGGCATCCCGGCTGAACGCATCAATAAAGTGGCGGAAGGCTCGCCGCATGTGGTGGATGCCCTCCGCGAAGGCAAGATTGATCTTGTTATCAATACGCCGCTGGGTATGCAGGCCCATGAAGATGGTGCATCGATCCGCAGCATGTGTTATCAGGTGAGTGTGCCCATCATCACGACGATGAGCGCTGCTATGGCCTCGCTGCAGGGTATCAAGCGGCGTCACCAGGCACCGCTGCGCGTGCGTAGCTTGCAAGCACATCACGCGAATGCGCATCATGCAATCGGTGCAAGTTGATCGCACTGAGCCGCTGCTGTATACGGCTTTAAAGCGCCATATGCTTGCCTTGTTCGGGGCGAGCGTGGCAATGGCGCTGCATATCTATCTCTCTTTTGATAATCAAGGTTGGCTTGCCCTAGCGCGGATTGGTACTGCGTTAGGGCATGGCCTGCTCTTTGGTCATGTCGTCGCCCTATTGGTGACTGGCCTGCTTGTGATGATCCCCCGTATTCAATTCATCGTGTTACGGATATGTGCGGCTTGTCTTTGGGGTGTTGCCTTTGGGACGTTGGCGTGGTGGGTGCATGTCGGGTTATTGTTGCAGCAGCCCACGCCTGATTTTGGCGTATTGCTGATAGGCGGCGTGGCGCTTTCTGCTGGGTTTATCCTGTGTGGGCTGCGCAAGCTGCCATTCTGGCTGCGAATGCTCATCACGGCAGGGCCTCTATTCGTGGTGATTGTCGTCACCTATCAGAATTATTTTGCTACTTTAGCGCAGCCTTCCCCAGAGACAGCACTGCTTTACTTCCGGCCAGATTACCCCAATATGGTCTGGTGGGTTGGTGGTATTTTCTCGTTACTAATTGCGTTCTTTGGTACGGTGGGATGGGGGCGTCGCTCGTTCTGAGCGATTGCTGAGCTTACCACTACCTAGCAAACTGGCATTCATTGCCATGCCTTCATATGCATCAGCCTTATACTGTGCGACTGTGCCTGTGCGTTCTCGTTCTGAATAAATCTTTGCAGCGGCTTCGTGGACTTCTTCTTGCGTGCTATTAATCGCATCCGCCAGAATTTGCTCGCTGACTTCAGACATGAGGCCAGCACCGATGCGCACAATGTGCGCTTTGACTTCTGGTTCCGTTTCCAGACGATAAGTCTTCAGCAGGATTTTAGGCGTGCGCTCATGCCGCAGCCATGCTAAGGGCCATGTGGCGGCTTTGCGTACGGCGACACTTTCATCGAGCAGGGCTGTTTCCAGCGCATCAATCATCAGGTCCGCACTGTCAGAATTTGCGACGTCAATTTTGAGATAATTTGTAGCGTGGAAGAATGCTTTCAGCACTTGTTCTAAGGTGTTGCCCGTTGTGCGCCCGATGACACCTGCAAGTTCGCTCAGCCAGCCCTCACCAGCCAATTCCAGCAAGCTCAATGTCGCAGAATATTTGACATCAGGCTCACGGTCGTTCATTGCTTCGCGCACAATAGGCATGGCTTGCGGTAACCCGCACATGCCGAGTGCTTCCAGGGCTTTGATGCGCACTTCAGCGTCTTCTGCATCCAGGACAATTTCAAGCACGGGCAGGGCTGCCGGGTCGCTGGTTTCTCTCAGGCCAAAAGCAGCGGCTTCCAACACGCTATCAACTTCGCCTTTTAAGGCTGTTTCCATGAGTTTGTAGGCAGCTAGCTCTTTGAGATCGCAGAGGGTATAGATAGCGGCTTCGCGTACACGAGGGTCTTCATCTTTCAGCGCCAGCTTGATCAGGCTTTCTGCACTGAACCAGGTTAGGCCGTATAAGTGGCGGGCGATGCTGGCACGGGTGCGTGCATTGCCTGTATGGAGGGCACTTTCCATGAGCTTACGTGCGTCTCGGTCGCCGCGTTTGCTTAATAATTTGGCAGCGTTATAACGCACAAAGAAATCGTCACTTTGTAGCATCTCGCGCGTGGCATCCAGGGAAACCGCGGACGGTGAAAGCATGTTTAGCATGGTGCCAAGCCGCCTCAGCGAGAGCCGACGCTTGCCTTTGTCGTTTGTTGGCAGCCCGCCCAGGCTCGGTTCACGTCTTGTGATGTTGGTCATAATCGCCCCCGTGATTATTCTCTGTGAGCACTTTTGCGCAAAATACGACCGCAATACCAACTATTGTAAGGTGGCAACGGCAACTTTTTCTAATAACAGTTTGTTTGTCTGTAAATCGAAGACAGTCATCATCAAACGGCGGCGAGCATCAATTGTGAACTGCACATGCAGACGATCCGTCCCTGGTTCGCCGGCAGGCTGTAAAGGCGCCAGATATTTGATGGCATCTTGTTCATTCAACAGGACGATACGCTGACCCGATTCGGCGGCATTCGCCACAAAGACGGCCTGCCCATCTTCATATTTGACTTCGATCATATTGACAGCGTCCGTATCAATTTCCCCAATGACGAACTCCACCTCTTGCTGGTTTGGGTGGGCCGCTCCTAATACGACGTCAATTGGGTTGTCAATCGGGTAGGAACTGCCCATGGGTACGATCTCGTCCCAGGCATGTTCGCCCGTCGCATCATCCAGATAGCGCAGACCGTAACTATGCACGAGGTAATCTTCCAGGCCATAACCAGCGGCTAATTGCAATGCGCCTTCCGCCACGGCTGTAAAAGGCTTATCGGCACGGACAGCCATATCCGTAAAATAAGTGCTAAGGGTACGCTGAACGCTTGGCATCAGCGATGTACCGCCGACCATCAGCACATAACGAATATCTTCTTTAAATAGCCCTCGCTGACGAGAAACATGCATGACCTTATCAACAACACGACGCAGCGCCTCATAAAAACCGTTCGCTTCTAGCAAAGCTTCGAGTTCAGCCCGTGTCATCGTGACGTGATGCAGCTTGCCAGCGACTTCAAAGCGGATATCCGTTTGAAGTTCCGTAGAGAGTGTGATTTTGGCTTGTTCGCACTGTGTCAAGAGTGGCGTGTATTGGTTGCCGAGTTGCTCGGTGGTGACCTGTGTCCGTTTAAGGACCTCAGCCAACAGCCATTGATCAATATCGCTGCCGCCGATGACGCGCCCGGCTTTTGCGATGACACGCGCCGCATTTTGTGAGGCGTTGCTGCTGACGAGCTTCCTCAAAAAGCCACCTGTTTTACGCTGATGTTCTGGCAGCTGCACGAGTGATAAGTCCAGCGTGCCGCCCCCAAAATCAAAGACCAGAACGGCAGCCCCCGGTTCTGTGACTGCATAGCCCAGGGCGGCTGCTGTTGATTCATCCACAACACGGATTTTATCGGGCGCGATGTCATCAATGACGTCATTAAGCCACGCCAGATAGCCTTCAAAGGCGGCTACAGGGGCCGTGAGGACGAGTTGTTCGATGTCGTCATCATCGTAGGGTAGGGCTTCCAGCAGATGTTTAATGAATGCACTACCTGCGTCTCGGTCTGCGAAAGGAATCGCGTCAATGGTGCGGGGTTCAGGTGCTGGTGTCGCCACAATCCCGCGCTTAAAGTTGCGAAACAACCGATTATTTTTTTGCACATGGAGCTGGCTGGTACGTACCAATTGCCCAATCGTGAACTTTTGGGCTTGGGCATCGTTAACATATAGCAGGGAAGGGATAATTGGCGGGCGACCTGGCACAGAGGCATCACTGATATAGGGTGTCTTGGTGATGGTGGGGCCATTTTCAACATCGTCCCAACATGCGACGACGCTGTTGGTCGTGCCAAAGTCTATGGCCAGTTTATAGCCCATGTGCGCTCCTGATCCGTGCGATGTGAACAAGATAGGCCCCAGCCGGAGGGCCTACCTTGTTTATTGTAAGGCACAGTATGAGGATGGCGCATTAACGTCTGCAACGTTATGTACTGCAATGTGGCTTAAAGCACCATCGCTTTACCAGGATGATAATCGTGCAGGATGGATCCCCCGATAAATTCACGCAGGAGTGACGTATCCGGTATATGGCTGGCCTGCAGAGTTGTTAAAGGTGTTACCCAGCGTAAAAATGAGAGCAAACGATTGGCTTCGATGTGCTGTGGCGTGCCAGGTGTCACCTGTAACAGCAAAGGTTCCGCCAGGGGCCGCAGGGCAGGGAGTTCATACGTCAATGCAGAGTTGAACATGACATCTGCGTTTTCCTGGTATGGGAAGATATTTTGCTTTTCGCCACGGCGGACGCTCTCCCATCTGGTGAGGGTTGCTGTCGCATCATAACCCCGATGCGTGGCATCGCGCACAATACGGCGGATCAAGCGCACATCCGTTGTCGATACACGATTGTGCAAATCAATGTTGAGCTGCGTTAATGCAGAAACGTAAATGCGGAAGATTCGCTCCGTTGGGATAGCAGGCACAAGATTAGGATTCAGCCCATGGATGCCTTCTACGATGATAATCTGCTTATCTCTGAGCTGGACTTCCTGGCCGGGTTCACTTTGACCATTATAAAAATTAAAGCGCGGTAACTGCACCAGTTCACCATTCATCAGGCGGATGAGGTGTTCATTGAAAAGCGGCAGATTCAAAGCGCCGAGTGCTTCAAAATCATATTCACCATATTCATCACGTGGTGTGAGCTCACGGTTGACGAAGTAGTTATCAAGCTCCAGCGTGAATGGATGCAGGCCATGTGCCAGTAGCTGAATCGCCAATCTCTTTGAAAATGTCGTTTTGCCCGATGAAGACGGCCCCGCAATCAGGACGAGCCGGGTACCTGCATCGTGTCGCTGCCGAATCTGATAAGCAATATAGGCGACATTTTGTTCGTGTAAGGCTTCTGCGACCAGGATCAGTTCTTGGATGCGGTCTTGCGTTACAACCTGGTTCAGGCGGCCAATATCTTCAACGCCAAGGCGTTCCAGCCATTCGTCCGCCTGCTGGAAGACTTTGCTCAGTTTGCTATATGTGACGATAGGCTGGAGCGTTTTAGGCTCCGCACTATGGGGATATTGCAAGATAAAACCCCCATTTGCACCCAACAAACTGAATGTCTGTAGATACCCCGTTGAGGGAACCATATAACCATAATAATAATCATCACGCTCCCGCAGCCGGTACATCGTCAGCGTGTCCTGGTGACGGTATTGCAATAAGCGCACCTTGTCATGGTCATGGCGTGCTTTGAAGAGCGTCTGTGCTTCTTCAATGCTCACGGTCCGTTTGGTGATGGGTTCGTCTGCCTCTACAATCTGGCGCATATGCGCTTCGAGTTGCTTAAGCTGGTCTTCGTCCAGTATGCGATCTTCAATTTCGCAGTAGTAGCCCCCATCTGGCACCGCATAACTGACCCGAACCGTCGCGCCCGGCCATAGCTCATCGGCAGCAGCGACCATCAACAGGACGAGTGAACGCCGATAAATGCGCCCCCCGTCACTATTGTCTAAGAGCACAGGTATGACGCTAATGTCTTTTTCGACAGGGTAAGTGAGCTCGCGTAGTTTGCCATCCACAATGGCAGCGACGACAGGCGCTTCGTGATTGGTATCAGCGGTTTGCTCGCTGGTTTTGACGAAGTCTTCTAAAATTGTGCCACGTGGGCCTGATAAGATCAGGTTCTTATTAAATGTGACGCGTACTTCGTCTCTTGGCTCTGAAATAACGATATTGTCTTTATTCATGACTGACATTACGATCTATACATATGATGATTGATGTCTTATGTTATACTGAATTCGTTAAATTATGGCCCAATAGTTTTCTAACCAGGATGTTATATGCCAGATGAGTTGAAGTCTAACCCGTCTCGCGGCGAGGCGTCTCTCGATGCTGAGCAAAAGCCGGACATTGATACAGACCAACTTATAAGCGATGATGCCAAGCTTGGGCCACTTGCTGACGCCGATACGGATAAACTAACAGGGCCGGATGCATCCCAGAGTGATCCGTCAGATGACCCCAACCAGACTGAATCGTACAAAAATGGCGTCAATTCAGCAAGCGCGAAGCCAGATTCGCCTTCTGCGAGTAAACTCGCGCCGAAGGTAAAATCCGCACGGGCGATTCCATCACTGCCCAAGGCAGATGACCTCAAAGCGGCTTCTCGCGATCAATCAGACGATGACAAGATTGATGATGACGACTTAGAAACTGAACCGCCAGCGATGATAACACCTGCTCGCTTACCGTTTGATCCCCCACCGACACAAGGGAAGCGATTTAAGGAAATCCGTTTGTCACATGACGATGAAGTCGAAAAAACGGCAGTTCCGGTACCGCCTGAGGATCAGCCGAAGGTTAGTGCGTCTACTGCGAAAGAAACTTCCGAAACGTCATCTGATGCGGAAAAGTCGAAAGATTCAACCCTGGAGGCCTCACAACCTGCTGAGGTCGCTGCCAGGAAGGAGCCATCTGGCGACGACGATGCACCCGCAATGCCGGCTGTCTGGCTGGAAGATGCGACAGACCGCCCAGATACAAACCCACTGCATCCCTCGACACGCCAGCCACGCCGACCCTATAACTGGCAGTTGCAGCGTAATGCGCTTGAAAATGACGCTGATGCGAGCGCACAAGCGGAAGAATCCAGCGAACAACAGGCCCTGGCTCCTGAAGCGCGTGCGACCGGCGATACATCTAGCGATACACCTAAAGAGAAGCCAGAATCTACGACGGACGAAAATCAGGCGCCCGCTGTTAAGATTGATCTCTCTCAGCTTGATGCCGATAAGACAGCGCCTTCTGTTTCAGGGGCTAAAGCTGTTCCGGGCATGCCCGCATCAGCGGCAGCGACAGAGCATGATCGCGGTACAAGCGATTTAACGAGCCCATCTACGAATCCGCCAGGGCAGGATAGCGAGCCGCCTCGTTCAGCATTTACCTTTTCGATGGATGAGGAAGAACTGGGCAACGATACAGCCGTTCTTTCTAAAGAGAACCGTACGTTCCAGCGTGCCATCAATAAGCAAGAGCCTGCTGTTGGTACATCAACCCTCGGTGAACAGCGTGAAGTCATTCTCGTCATCCGTGGGATGATTGAGCGCCTAACGATTACGGAAAAGATGCCCTTTACATTGGGCCGTTTTGAGTTGGGGCGTAAAGAATCTACAGAAGTTGATCTGACGCCTTATGGTGCCCTGGACCGCGGTGTATCGCGTGTACATGCCCAACTGCACCTGAAAGGCGACCATCTCTTTGTGACGGACCTGGGTAGCACAAATGGGACTTATCTGGCTGGTGCACGGCTAGAACCAAATGAGCCTAAACTCCTGCGAAAAGGTGATGAACTATTGATCGGTCGCTTGTCGGTCCAGGTTATGTTCCGCTAAAAGCTTCGCCAACACCTGCATTGCTTTGGGTGCCGTTTCTGCTTCCGTATCTTACGTTCTGTATCTTACGTTCTGTATCTTACGTTCTGTATCTTACGCATCGCGCCGCCAGAGTGCCCTTGCTATAATAGGCGTGCATCTAAAAGGCGGAGTTTATGGCACAAAATTACCAAACATTTCTCAAAGAAGTCCTCATCGACGAAAACACGTTGCAAGCGCGCATTGTGGAACTGGGCAAACAGATTTCCGCTGATTATGCTGATTGCGATGATCTGTTGTTGTTATGCATTCTCAAAGGCGGGGTCATGTTTTTGTGTGACCTGGCGCGCCATATTGAGGTGCCCCATGCAATGGATTTTATGGCAGCCAGCAGCTATGGTATCGGGGCGCGTGCGACAACAGGCTCTGTACGCATTGATATGGATATTACGGTGCCCGTTAAAGACCGTCATGTGCTCATTGTAGAAGACATCATCGACAGTGGTTATACGCTCAGCTTTGTGATGGATACGCTCAAAGTACGTAACCCGGCCAGCCTCAAATTGTGTACGCTGCTGAATAAGGCATCACGTCGTGAGGTGGATATTATGGTCGATTATGTGGGCTTCGAGATTGAGAATAAGTTCGTCTTTGGGTATGGCCTGGACCTAGATGAGAAGTATCGTAACCTGCCTTTCATCGGTGTGGTTGACGAGGATGCCCTGAAGAATGATGCATAATCCTATGCCTGATATGACACCCCATGCCCCTGCGCGCTGTCCGCTCCTCTGGCCGGATTGGGTGCTGGATTTACAGGAAGTGCTGCTGGCCCAGGCGGACGTTCCCCCTGTGTATATTGTGGGTGGTGCAGTGCGTGATGCGCTCAGGGGCCAGCCTGTCAAAGATGTGGACCTGACCACTCAAAAGGGCGCTATCCGCCTGGCACGTATCATTACCAATGCGCTGGATGGCGATATCTTCATCATGGATGAAGAACGTGGCGTGGCGCGGGTCTTTTATCGCACAGTGGATGGCGAGCAGTTAACGCTAGATGTGGCGGATTATCGTGGCGATACCTTCTCCGATGATCTGATTGATCGCGACTTTACAATTAATGCGATGGCGGTGGACTTCTTGGGGGATATGTCCCTGCTGGTTGATCCTCTCAATGGTGAGAAAGATTTATTCGATGGCTTGCTGCGTCGCTGCCATCCGCAGGCGATAACGAAAGACCCTATACGGGCATTGCGTGGTGTGCGCCAGAGCGTGCAGTTTAATTTGCGCATTGAGCCACAGACGCTAATCGATATGCGCGCCCAGGCTGCTTCAATCCCGCAAACATCGCCGGAGCGGGTTCGTGATGAAGTGTTCGGTCTGTTGGCCTTGGCGCGTCCGCATAGTGCATGGCGTATTGCCAGGGTAGTCGGCATTCTGGATGTCATTTTACCGCCTATGCAAACTATAACGGGCGAGGCGTGGAATCGAACGTTAAATGCGATAGAGCGCCTGGGGGATATTCTGCTTGCGATCAGCCCACGGCGAACCGATAACACAGCGGCTGTCTTCGACCTGGGGATGATGGTGATGCAGTTTGACCGTTACCGGGCGGAGATCAATCGTTACGTTGATGAATTATGGCCTAATAATCGCTCAACACGGAGTTTGCTGCTGCTGGCAGCCCTATTGCATGGTCTCAATGATGATGAGCAGGGCATTGCCAATGTCGAGGATTGTATTGATGCGTTGCGCCTGAGTGTGCCAGAAAAGAAACGTATTCTGGCGTGCTTACAAGGGGCAGAACACGTGCTGGCGCTCGACGAAGCATCTGATTTAACGGTACATCGCTTCTGGTATCAATGGGGTGACGCGGGACTTAGCGCTGTCCTGATCGCGCTAGGACTTTATCGCGCGCACCATAGTATCGAATTCCAGCAAACTGCATGGTTAGAGTTGATTGATCGGACGCGGTCCATTCTGGCTGCTTACTTTGATCTACATGATGAGATTGTGTCCCCACCTATACTGGTTGATGGTAATGACCTCATTGAGACTTTTAAGCTCAAGCGAGGCCCGATCATCGGCCAATTGCTCACGCTTATCCGGGAAGCCCAGGTGACCAAACAGGTCCAAACGGCCCAGGAGGCGCTGGACCTCGCGGCTGTGTATCTGGCCCAACGCGCTAACTGAATAGGCTTATTAACCCGAAGTACCAACGCGTTCATAGAAGATCAGCAGCGTGCTGCCATACACACGCCGATCATACTCCTGAATATGATCGAAGTAGGCGGTTTCGTCTTCGCTCGGGTCAATTTGTACGATGATAATCGTCTCATCGTTAATCCAGGCGGGCGTTTCGTCTATTGCGCGCAGGACGTTTATCCAAGTGCCTTTATACTGCGGTGGTGCAATGTAAATATAGTCAAATGCTTGTGTAGGGCCGCGCTTGATGAGGCTGAGTGCATCCATCATGCTGATCTCTGCCTGGTCTGCGAGGCCTGTGGTTTGTAGATTTTCGCGGATCGTTTGCAGGGCTTTTCTATCCAGTTCGTTGAATAGTGCCATCTCTGCGCCGCGGCTGAGCGCCTCAATACCGACGCTGCCCGTTCCTGCAAATAAATCCAGGAATTTGCTCCCAACGACATACGAGCCGAGGATGCTAAACAGGGCCTCTTTGACACGATCCATGATAGGGCGCGTGCTATCGCCTGGGACGAGCTTCAAGCGTTTACCTTTTGCGCTCCCGGCAATGACTCGTATTGGCATTAGTGCATGTCTCTTTCTACGGCATCACGTGCCGCCTGTATATTGGATAGCGGGCATGTTACAGGGATAGGACCCCCTGCACCCAGAATAAACCGCCGATGTTGCGTTTCCGCTTGGGCGTGGCGAGCCGCATCTCGTATGATGGCTGGTGTGCCATGATGAAGATGTGCATCGGCAGAAAGCCCCCCCATGACGGATCCCGTAAAGACACTACGACCTGTAATCAGATTTGGGTCTGTGCCTTGGTCATCCCAGGTAAGCACCTGTGCCGGATAGCTGGAGACATAGGTCACCAGTGGGGCGGTGCCTCGTAGTTCCGCCATATTGAGCCATAGGCGAGGTAGTAATGCGTCGAAGACGGTCCAATCATAGGGCGCGCCGAACTCGCCATATTCACTCTGGGATAAATAGCCCAGGTCGGCATTCTCCATAATATAGTATATGCCAGCAATGCGAGTCCGTTGTAGGGCTTCTATCACGCGCAAAACACTCTCTGTGAGGATGCTCAGCCCTGTCTTGACGCGCTCTGGATAAGTGCGGAGATGTCTCAGCAGTTGATCTGGCCCTGCGAGTTTCGCCGCTAAACTCAGTGGGCTATATACCTGGAACAAGAGGGGAATCTCTTCGCTGACGGCATTTTCCAGCAGGTTGACGCAGGCGATCTGTTGAGACAGAGCACCTCTCGTCGGTTCCAGCGTGCGTAACTCAGTCCATCCCAGGGAGCGGCTGATGATGTGCTTGGTAATCTGGCGCATGCCGCTGGTATGGCCTGTCCATGCATCCTGAACGCCATAGTCGATGACGCTATAGTTTGCGGATGGCGTGATGATGAGCGCATCCCAATCATACTGCTGTTGGAAGAGTATGTGCGCGCGTGCCAGGTCTGCGGCGCGCTGATCATCCCCCGGCCAGTAGCGATACAAAATTGCGGGTGCCCGATCAACGGCGTCACCCGCAATGCTCGCTTTTAAGCGTTCTTGTTTATTCATGCAGATCGATATTCACGCAATCCGCTCAGGTTACAGATCAAAAAGCGTCTACTCTGCTTCTGCAGGCGCTTTGACCTCATCCAGACGCTGGTTAATCATACGAACCAGCATCAGGTAACGGTCATCTTCGTATGTGTCGAGGTCGTTGGAGCCATGATGACCATCGACAACAGAGGTCACATCGACAGCCTGTAAAGAGGCTTTTGCGAGGTCCAGCGCTTTGGTGAAGGCTTCTGCGGCACCCGGCTTATCCCCCGTGCTGACCAGAGATAGCCCCTTGCCATAAAGTGCGTCGATGTTGTTTGGTGTCTTACGCAGGATTTCCTCGTAGATATCGAGCGCAGCTTTATAATCTTTTTGGCGATGCAAAGCCCAGGCTTGCCCAATTCGCTCTTCAGTCGGCATCGTTGACATAGTAAACCCCTTTGACGGATGTGTTGAAGTTTCTACTTTTCCATAGAGTGGTGCCTATTGTACAGAGCGATGCATATGATGACAAGCAAAAGGGTGAGTCCACCAGAAGAAGGGTCGCCTGATAAGAGGCTATTCGACAGTAATGACCTGCGGTACGGTCAGTTGGCTGCCCAGGATACTCCCGGCTCGGTCGAAGAACGTCAG
The Phototrophicus methaneseepsis DNA segment above includes these coding regions:
- the rsmD gene encoding 16S rRNA (guanine(966)-N(2))-methyltransferase RsmD; protein product: MPIRVIAGSAKGKRLKLVPGDSTRPIMDRVKEALFSILGSYVVGSKFLDLFAGTGSVGIEALSRGAEMALFNELDRKALQTIRENLQTTGLADQAEISMMDALSLIKRGPTQAFDYIYIAPPQYKGTWINVLRAIDETPAWINDETIIIVQIDPSEDETAYFDHIQEYDRRVYGSTLLIFYERVGTSG
- a CDS encoding HEAT repeat domain-containing protein, coding for MTNITRREPSLGGLPTNDKGKRRLSLRRLGTMLNMLSPSAVSLDATREMLQSDDFFVRYNAAKLLSKRGDRDARKLMESALHTGNARTRASIARHLYGLTWFSAESLIKLALKDEDPRVREAAIYTLCDLKELAAYKLMETALKGEVDSVLEAAAFGLRETSDPAALPVLEIVLDAEDAEVRIKALEALGMCGLPQAMPIVREAMNDREPDVKYSATLSLLELAGEGWLSELAGVIGRTTGNTLEQVLKAFFHATNYLKIDVANSDSADLMIDALETALLDESVAVRKAATWPLAWLRHERTPKILLKTYRLETEPEVKAHIVRIGAGLMSEVSEQILADAINSTQEEVHEAAAKIYSERERTGTVAQYKADAYEGMAMNASLLGSGKLSNRSERATPPSHRTKERN
- a CDS encoding Hsp70 family protein, with product MGYKLAIDFGTTNSVVACWDDVENGPTITKTPYISDASVPGRPPIIPSLLYVNDAQAQKFTIGQLVRTSQLHVQKNNRLFRNFKRGIVATPAPEPRTIDAIPFADRDAGSAFIKHLLEALPYDDDDIEQLVLTAPVAAFEGYLAWLNDVIDDIAPDKIRVVDESTAAALGYAVTEPGAAVLVFDFGGGTLDLSLVQLPEHQRKTGGFLRKLVSSNASQNAARVIAKAGRVIGGSDIDQWLLAEVLKRTQVTTEQLGNQYTPLLTQCEQAKITLSTELQTDIRFEVAGKLHHVTMTRAELEALLEANGFYEALRRVVDKVMHVSRQRGLFKEDIRYVLMVGGTSLMPSVQRTLSTYFTDMAVRADKPFTAVAEGALQLAAGYGLEDYLVHSYGLRYLDDATGEHAWDEIVPMGSSYPIDNPIDVVLGAAHPNQQEVEFVIGEIDTDAVNMIEVKYEDGQAVFVANAAESGQRIVLLNEQDAIKYLAPLQPAGEPGTDRLHVQFTIDARRRLMMTVFDLQTNKLLLEKVAVATLQ
- a CDS encoding CCA tRNA nucleotidyltransferase codes for the protein MMHNPMPDMTPHAPARCPLLWPDWVLDLQEVLLAQADVPPVYIVGGAVRDALRGQPVKDVDLTTQKGAIRLARIITNALDGDIFIMDEERGVARVFYRTVDGEQLTLDVADYRGDTFSDDLIDRDFTINAMAVDFLGDMSLLVDPLNGEKDLFDGLLRRCHPQAITKDPIRALRGVRQSVQFNLRIEPQTLIDMRAQAASIPQTSPERVRDEVFGLLALARPHSAWRIARVVGILDVILPPMQTITGEAWNRTLNAIERLGDILLAISPRRTDNTAAVFDLGMMVMQFDRYRAEINRYVDELWPNNRSTRSLLLLAALLHGLNDDEQGIANVEDCIDALRLSVPEKKRILACLQGAEHVLALDEASDLTVHRFWYQWGDAGLSAVLIALGLYRAHHSIEFQQTAWLELIDRTRSILAAYFDLHDEIVSPPILVDGNDLIETFKLKRGPIIGQLLTLIREAQVTKQVQTAQEALDLAAVYLAQRAN
- the hpt gene encoding hypoxanthine phosphoribosyltransferase is translated as MAQNYQTFLKEVLIDENTLQARIVELGKQISADYADCDDLLLLCILKGGVMFLCDLARHIEVPHAMDFMAASSYGIGARATTGSVRIDMDITVPVKDRHVLIVEDIIDSGYTLSFVMDTLKVRNPASLKLCTLLNKASRREVDIMVDYVGFEIENKFVFGYGLDLDEKYRNLPFIGVVDEDALKNDA
- a CDS encoding nucleoside kinase; the protein is MNKDNIVISEPRDEVRVTFNKNLILSGPRGTILEDFVKTSEQTADTNHEAPVVAAIVDGKLRELTYPVEKDISVIPVLLDNSDGGRIYRRSLVLLMVAAADELWPGATVRVSYAVPDGGYYCEIEDRILDEDQLKQLEAHMRQIVEADEPITKRTVSIEEAQTLFKARHDHDKVRLLQYRHQDTLTMYRLRERDDYYYGYMVPSTGYLQTFSLLGANGGFILQYPHSAEPKTLQPIVTYSKLSKVFQQADEWLERLGVEDIGRLNQVVTQDRIQELILVAEALHEQNVAYIAYQIRQRHDAGTRLVLIAGPSSSGKTTFSKRLAIQLLAHGLHPFTLELDNYFVNRELTPRDEYGEYDFEALGALNLPLFNEHLIRLMNGELVQLPRFNFYNGQSEPGQEVQLRDKQIIIVEGIHGLNPNLVPAIPTERIFRIYVSALTQLNIDLHNRVSTTDVRLIRRIVRDATHRGYDATATLTRWESVRRGEKQNIFPYQENADVMFNSALTYELPALRPLAEPLLLQVTPGTPQHIEANRLLSFLRWVTPLTTLQASHIPDTSLLREFIGGSILHDYHPGKAMVL
- a CDS encoding FHA domain-containing protein, with the protein product MPDELKSNPSRGEASLDAEQKPDIDTDQLISDDAKLGPLADADTDKLTGPDASQSDPSDDPNQTESYKNGVNSASAKPDSPSASKLAPKVKSARAIPSLPKADDLKAASRDQSDDDKIDDDDLETEPPAMITPARLPFDPPPTQGKRFKEIRLSHDDEVEKTAVPVPPEDQPKVSASTAKETSETSSDAEKSKDSTLEASQPAEVAARKEPSGDDDAPAMPAVWLEDATDRPDTNPLHPSTRQPRRPYNWQLQRNALENDADASAQAEESSEQQALAPEARATGDTSSDTPKEKPESTTDENQAPAVKIDLSQLDADKTAPSVSGAKAVPGMPASAAATEHDRGTSDLTSPSTNPPGQDSEPPRSAFTFSMDEEELGNDTAVLSKENRTFQRAINKQEPAVGTSTLGEQREVILVIRGMIERLTITEKMPFTLGRFELGRKESTEVDLTPYGALDRGVSRVHAQLHLKGDHLFVTDLGSTNGTYLAGARLEPNEPKLLRKGDELLIGRLSVQVMFR